A DNA window from Hordeum vulgare subsp. vulgare chromosome 1H, MorexV3_pseudomolecules_assembly, whole genome shotgun sequence contains the following coding sequences:
- the LOC123427773 gene encoding probable calcium-binding protein CML18 yields MANGVGSAKPEICAGLGMPMAELEQVFRRYDANGDGKISADEMASVLCALGAPPGPGEVQSMMEEMDADRDGFVDLHEFAAFHCGPCKAGAGADAKEQEDATEAELKEAFRMYDADRNGLISARELHRVLRQLGDKCSVSDCSRMIRSVDADGDGSVNFEEFKKMMGGGGRC; encoded by the coding sequence ATGGCGAACGGCGTGGGCTCGGCGAAACCGGAGATCTGCGCCGGGTTGGGCATGCCGATGGCGGAGCTGGAGCAGGTGTTCCGGCGGTACGACGCCAACGGCGACGGCAAGATCTCGGCGGACGAGATGGCGTCCGTGCTGTGCGCGCTGGGCGCGCCCCCGGGGCCAGGGGAGGTGCAGAGCATGATGGAGGAAATGGACGCCGACAGGGACGGCTTCGTCGACCTCCACGAGTTCGCCGCCTTCCACTGTGGCCCCTGCAAGGCCGGCGCCGGCGCGGACGCCAAGGAGCAGGAGGACGCCACGGAGGCGGAGCTCAAGGAGGCCTTCCGGATGTACGACGCCGACCGCAACGGGCTCATCTCCGCGCGGGAGCTTCACCGCGTGCTCCGCCAGCTCGGGGACAAGTGCTCTGTTTCTGACTGCTCGCGGATGATCCGATCCGTCGACGCCGACGGAGACGGCAGCGTCAACTTTGAGGAATTCAAGAAGATGATGGGCGGCGGAGGTAGGTGCTAG